A window from Cryptomeria japonica chromosome 1, Sugi_1.0, whole genome shotgun sequence encodes these proteins:
- the LOC131856724 gene encoding uncharacterized protein LOC131856724 — translation MWLKDDHILELLKEWWNGAMISRSEIFKVVNNLKIIKKNLIPWNRERFGNIFDKKAKVEAELEEVNEQVIRFGMDESLFLKEKKLMVDYESILAKEDVFWKQKSKESFLEASDKNTNFFHNSVRIKDSNGFEVVNPITIVKEVVDFFTLILTLDQSPHNSAQDMFIKSILKLLNKKHFDAPNANFSLAEVEASLKQMSLDKSPIPDDFPTSFFQVCWPFLSEEVTTGKSPVRKLHPQGNQQHLSSPYP, via the coding sequence atgtggctTAAAGATGATCATATCCTAGAGCTCCTAAAAGAATGGTGGAATGGGGCCATGATCTCTAGATCCGAGATTTTTAAGGTTGTTAACAATCTTAAGATAATCAAGAAGAATCTTATTCCATGGAATAGGGAGCGCTTTGGCAATATCTTCGATAAAAAAGCTAAAGTGGAAGCTGAGCTGGAAGAAGTTAATGAGCAAGTGATTAGATTTGGTATGGATGAGTCTTTGTTTCTCAAAGAGAAGAAACTTATGGTGGACTATGAATCTATTCTCGCAAAAGAAGAcgtcttctggaaacaaaaatctaaagAGTCCTTCTTGGAGGCGAGCGATAAGAACACCAATTTTTTTCACAATAGTGTAAGAATTAAGGATAGTAATGGCTTTGAGGTGGTTAATCCTATTACCATTGTGAAAGAGGTTGTTGATTTCTTTACCCTTATTTTAACCTTGGATCAGAGCCCTCATAACTCTGCCCAAGACATGTTTATCAAGAGTATCCTTAAGCTTTTGAACAAGAAACATTTTGATGCTCCTAATGCCAATTTTTCTCTAGCAGAAGTTGAAGCTTCTCTTAAGCAAATGAGCCTAGATAAATCCCCTATACCGGATGACTTTCCTACTAGCTTCTTCCAAGTATGTTGGCCCTTTCTTAGTGAGGAAGTTACGACAGGTAAATCCCCTGTGAGGAAGTTACATCCTCAAGGAAATCAACAACACCTTTCTAGCCCTTATCCCTAA